From Cecembia calidifontis, one genomic window encodes:
- a CDS encoding RNA polymerase sigma factor — translation MKQQSFYSETELYKGCLEKNPNIQKAVYNHYSSKMFALCLRYIKERAAAEDVLIIGFMKVFDRIHQFKGSGSFGGWIRRIMVNECLMYLEKEKNLYNEIGIDAVLPAPVYHQPSDELAVEDIMKLINSLPMGYRTVFNLYAIEGYSHQEIAQKLHISENTSKSQLSRARTHLQKMLNLKSGYKNRELAC, via the coding sequence ATGAAACAACAGAGCTTTTATTCGGAAACAGAATTGTACAAAGGCTGCCTCGAGAAGAATCCCAATATCCAAAAGGCAGTTTACAATCATTATTCTTCCAAAATGTTTGCGTTATGTTTACGTTACATCAAAGAAAGGGCAGCAGCGGAAGATGTATTGATCATCGGCTTTATGAAGGTTTTTGACCGGATCCACCAATTTAAAGGATCAGGAAGTTTTGGGGGCTGGATCCGTAGGATCATGGTCAACGAATGTCTGATGTATCTAGAAAAGGAAAAAAACCTCTATAATGAGATTGGAATTGATGCGGTTTTGCCTGCTCCTGTATATCATCAGCCTTCGGATGAACTGGCTGTGGAAGACATTATGAAACTCATCAATAGCCTGCCCATGGGATACAGAACAGTTTTCAACTTATATGCTATTGAAGGATACAGCCATCAGGAAATTGCACAGAAGCTTCATATCAGTGAAAACACCTCCAAGTCGCAGCTGAGCAGAGCAAGAACCCATCTACAAAAAATGCTTAACTTGAAAAGCGGTTATAAAAATCGGGAACTTGCCTGTTAG
- a CDS encoding HAD family hydrolase, translated as MNKAFEAVLFDLNGTIIDDMAFHAKAWHELLVQDLKVDITIERVWKEMYGKNSELFARVLGEGALSEEELNHWSIEKEKRYQAVYRDIIAPIRGFDSFISMLKDQQYKIALGTAAIPFNVEFSLNALNIQSFFDAIVHADDVVLSKPHPEVFLKCASSMGVLPEKCVVFEDSPKGVEAAKNAGMKAVVLTTMHQEEEFNYLDNILLVIKDYSDPRLKTIF; from the coding sequence ATGAATAAAGCATTTGAAGCGGTATTATTTGATTTGAACGGGACCATCATTGATGATATGGCCTTTCATGCCAAAGCTTGGCATGAGTTATTGGTTCAGGATTTGAAGGTGGATATTACCATTGAAAGGGTATGGAAGGAGATGTATGGCAAGAATAGTGAGTTATTTGCACGTGTATTAGGTGAAGGGGCCCTGAGTGAGGAGGAATTAAACCATTGGTCGATTGAGAAAGAAAAACGGTATCAAGCGGTGTACAGGGATATAATCGCTCCAATCCGAGGTTTTGATTCCTTTATTTCGATGCTAAAGGACCAGCAATATAAAATTGCATTAGGCACAGCAGCCATTCCTTTTAACGTTGAATTTTCCTTGAATGCATTGAACATCCAATCATTTTTTGATGCCATAGTCCATGCAGATGATGTAGTTTTGAGTAAGCCTCATCCGGAGGTTTTTCTCAAATGCGCGTCTTCAATGGGAGTCCTACCTGAAAAATGTGTTGTCTTCGAAGATTCTCCAAAAGGGGTGGAAGCTGCCAAAAACGCAGGTATGAAAGCAGTAGTATTGACCACAATGCACCAGGAGGAGGAATTTAACTACTTGGATAATATTCTCCTTGTTATCAAAGACTATTCAGATCCACGGTTAAAAACAATTTTCTAG
- the araA gene encoding L-arabinose isomerase gives MIDLKQNEVWFLTGSQHLYGEETLKQVAEHSRIIAQELDQTKNISVSIVFKPTVKTTEEIYSICQEANQNPSCIGVITWMHTFSPAKMWINGLKILQKPILHLHTQFNRDIPWDSIDMDFMNLNQSAHGDREFGFMVSRMKIERKVVVGHWKSTDVHQQINTWVRAASAWADWQGAKFARFGDNMRNVAVTEGDKVEAELKFGFAVNTFPVGDLVGYINAASTSDINALIEEYESKYKLAENLKANGNRRSSLIDAAQIEVGLRNFLKDGGFKGFTNTFEDLHGMKQLPGIATQRLMADGYGYAGEGDWKTTALVRAMKVMGSGLEGGSAFMEDYTYHFDPENPMVLGAHMLEVDPVLAVDQPSCEIHPLGIGGKEDPVRLVFNGKAGQALNACLVDMGNRFRLIVNEVEAVKVPQPLPKLPVARVMWKPFPDMQTGCAGWIYAGGSHHTCFSLSLSTEHLDDFAKIANIENITIGKNTNLRELQNEIRWSEVYYKLKN, from the coding sequence ATGATTGACCTCAAGCAAAACGAAGTTTGGTTTCTAACAGGAAGCCAACATCTGTACGGAGAGGAAACCTTAAAGCAAGTAGCGGAACATTCCCGGATCATTGCGCAGGAACTTGACCAAACAAAAAATATTAGCGTCAGCATAGTATTCAAACCTACTGTAAAAACCACAGAGGAAATTTATAGCATTTGCCAGGAAGCCAACCAAAATCCTTCGTGTATCGGGGTCATTACCTGGATGCATACATTTTCTCCTGCAAAAATGTGGATCAACGGTCTCAAAATCCTTCAAAAGCCCATACTTCATCTCCATACACAGTTCAATCGGGACATTCCTTGGGACAGCATTGATATGGATTTTATGAACCTCAACCAGAGTGCACATGGAGACAGGGAATTTGGTTTTATGGTATCCAGAATGAAGATCGAAAGAAAAGTGGTAGTAGGCCATTGGAAATCAACTGATGTTCATCAGCAAATTAATACTTGGGTAAGGGCCGCTTCAGCCTGGGCAGATTGGCAAGGGGCCAAATTTGCAAGATTTGGTGACAATATGAGGAATGTAGCAGTTACAGAAGGGGACAAGGTAGAGGCCGAACTGAAATTTGGTTTTGCTGTAAACACCTTCCCTGTGGGTGATTTGGTGGGTTATATCAATGCTGCAAGCACATCTGATATCAATGCATTAATTGAAGAATACGAATCGAAATATAAACTTGCAGAAAATCTCAAAGCCAATGGGAACCGACGCTCATCTTTGATAGATGCAGCCCAGATTGAGGTAGGCTTACGGAATTTTTTAAAGGATGGAGGGTTTAAAGGTTTTACCAATACTTTTGAAGACCTTCATGGCATGAAACAGCTTCCTGGTATTGCGACACAGCGTCTGATGGCGGATGGCTATGGTTATGCAGGTGAAGGTGATTGGAAAACTACCGCATTGGTAAGGGCAATGAAAGTTATGGGATCAGGCTTGGAAGGAGGTAGTGCCTTCATGGAGGATTACACTTACCATTTTGACCCCGAAAATCCAATGGTTTTGGGAGCTCATATGTTGGAAGTTGACCCTGTTTTAGCGGTAGACCAACCAAGTTGTGAAATTCATCCACTTGGAATTGGTGGAAAAGAAGATCCGGTCCGGTTGGTTTTTAACGGAAAAGCTGGACAAGCGCTAAATGCTTGTTTGGTTGATATGGGTAACCGGTTTAGATTAATTGTAAATGAAGTTGAAGCGGTAAAAGTACCACAGCCACTACCAAAATTGCCTGTCGCAAGGGTCATGTGGAAACCATTCCCGGACATGCAGACAGGATGCGCCGGATGGATTTACGCCGGCGGTTCACACCATACCTGTTTCAGTTTATCTCTCAGCACCGAACATTTGGATGATTTTGCCAAAATAGCCAATATTGAAAACATCACCATCGGTAAAAACACTAACCTGAGGGAACTTCAAAATGAAATCCGTTGGAGTGAGGTTTATTATAAATTGAAAAATTAA
- a CDS encoding sodium:solute symporter family transporter: MEAGFSTLDYIVFTVYALVIVALGLWVSRTKAGIQKTAQEYFLANKSLTWWAVGASLIAANISAEHFIGTSGSGFAIGLGIAAYEWIAAIALIIVAKYFLPIFLKNGIYTMPQFLESRFDKRVSTAFAVFWLLVYVFVNLTSVSYLGALALEKIMNVPLQYGIIGLLIFSGIYSIYGGLTAVAWTDVVQVIVLIAGGLVTTFLALDAVGDGSGIISGFINLYEGARDHFVMVIPKGEILIPDGTGGLKDAYQDLPGVAVVLGAMWLTNLGYWGFNQYIIQKGLAAKSIEDAKRGLIFAGYLKILIPVLVVIPGIAAWVLINKSTPEELSAMLNVPFEQIGTINKSDEAYPWLLKNFVPSGVRGLAFAALAAAIVSSLASMINSTSTIFTMDIYKVYFNPNATNNQLVKSGRLVAVVALLIAMLIAPQLASLDQVFQYIQEYTGYIYPGVVAVFGMGLFWRQITSNAALWTAIATIPTGIVFKIFYPDMPFLLRMGYVFIILLFIASIISFSEKKTHQNPAFRETGKGSRSIKAAYFFLVLGFISAITGIVQYNAWADIGFESVFMSASLFTMLGIILYSNVKMKTADSKSLTVEPVLFNTATPFNLGAAGIILIVGLLYYFFWM; encoded by the coding sequence ATGGAAGCAGGATTTTCAACCCTGGACTATATCGTATTTACCGTTTATGCTTTAGTCATAGTAGCCTTAGGGCTTTGGGTTTCCAGAACAAAGGCAGGGATTCAAAAAACAGCCCAGGAGTACTTTTTGGCCAATAAATCGCTGACTTGGTGGGCAGTTGGTGCTTCCTTGATTGCAGCCAATATTTCTGCTGAGCATTTTATCGGTACTTCAGGATCAGGATTTGCCATTGGACTTGGAATAGCAGCCTATGAATGGATTGCCGCTATTGCTCTAATTATAGTAGCAAAATATTTCTTGCCCATATTCCTCAAAAACGGTATTTACACCATGCCACAATTTTTGGAATCCAGATTTGACAAGCGCGTAAGTACTGCATTTGCTGTTTTCTGGTTATTGGTATATGTTTTTGTTAACCTAACCTCCGTGAGTTACTTAGGAGCATTGGCTTTGGAAAAAATCATGAATGTACCTTTGCAGTATGGTATTATTGGACTATTGATTTTCTCCGGAATTTATTCGATATATGGTGGTCTTACTGCTGTAGCATGGACAGATGTTGTTCAGGTAATCGTTTTGATAGCCGGTGGATTGGTCACTACCTTTCTGGCCCTGGATGCTGTAGGTGACGGTTCAGGGATAATATCAGGATTTATAAACCTGTATGAAGGAGCTAGAGATCATTTTGTGATGGTGATTCCTAAAGGTGAAATATTAATACCTGATGGTACGGGGGGATTGAAGGACGCTTATCAAGACCTTCCGGGAGTGGCTGTAGTACTTGGGGCCATGTGGCTTACAAACCTGGGGTATTGGGGTTTTAACCAATATATCATCCAAAAAGGATTGGCTGCCAAAAGTATTGAAGATGCCAAAAGAGGTTTGATCTTTGCGGGTTATCTGAAAATCCTTATCCCGGTCTTGGTGGTCATTCCAGGTATTGCAGCATGGGTATTGATCAACAAATCAACCCCTGAGGAACTTTCTGCCATGCTCAATGTCCCCTTTGAGCAGATTGGAACCATCAACAAATCAGACGAAGCGTATCCTTGGTTATTGAAAAACTTTGTCCCATCAGGTGTCCGAGGTCTTGCATTTGCAGCCTTGGCAGCTGCCATTGTTTCTTCGCTGGCCTCCATGATCAATAGTACATCCACGATTTTCACCATGGATATATATAAGGTATATTTTAACCCAAATGCCACAAATAATCAATTGGTAAAATCGGGAAGACTGGTTGCTGTAGTGGCTTTGTTAATAGCCATGCTTATTGCCCCACAATTGGCTTCACTCGATCAGGTATTCCAGTATATACAAGAATATACCGGATACATTTATCCTGGTGTAGTCGCTGTATTCGGCATGGGACTATTTTGGAGACAAATTACCAGCAATGCAGCCTTGTGGACTGCCATAGCAACAATCCCCACAGGTATCGTATTCAAAATTTTCTATCCTGACATGCCTTTCTTATTGAGAATGGGATATGTATTTATCATTTTATTGTTTATTGCATCCATAATTAGTTTCTCAGAAAAGAAAACCCATCAAAACCCAGCATTCAGGGAAACAGGAAAAGGGAGCAGATCGATAAAAGCAGCTTATTTTTTCCTTGTGCTTGGTTTTATTTCAGCCATTACCGGAATCGTCCAATACAATGCATGGGCTGATATCGGATTTGAATCTGTTTTTATGTCCGCTTCACTGTTCACGATGTTAGGGATCATCTTATACAGTAATGTGAAGATGAAAACTGCAGACTCAAAATCACTTACAGTGGAACCGGTCCTGTTCAATACTGCCACACCTTTCAATCTTGGAGCAGCAGGAATAATCCTTATAGTGGGACTTTTGTACTATTTCTTTTGGATGTAA
- a CDS encoding transketolase family protein: MILEYKEKKDTRSGFGAGLTQLGESHPQVVALCADLIGSLKMGDFQKKYPERFFQVGIAEANMMGIAAGLSISGKIPYTGTFANFSTGRVYDQIRQSIAYSHKNVKICASHAGLTLGEDGATHQILEDIGMMKMLPGMTVINPCDYNQTKAATLAIADFYGPVYLRFGRPVIPVFTPENQIFEIGKAWKIKEGKDVTIFATGHLVWQALIAEEVLAAQGIDAEIINIHTIKPLDEEAVLASIRKTGCVVTAEEHNRIGGLGDSIAQVIVGNQLVPQEYIAVNDSFGESGKAEDLMKKYGLDAMTIVEKAKKVLQRKHYE, translated from the coding sequence ATGATTCTAGAATATAAAGAAAAAAAAGATACACGTTCAGGTTTTGGTGCAGGTCTGACCCAACTTGGAGAAAGCCATCCTCAAGTAGTCGCATTATGCGCAGATTTGATTGGTTCATTGAAGATGGGAGATTTTCAAAAAAAATACCCAGAGAGGTTTTTTCAAGTAGGAATTGCTGAGGCCAATATGATGGGTATTGCAGCAGGTTTGAGTATTAGTGGGAAAATTCCATATACAGGCACATTTGCTAACTTTAGCACAGGGAGGGTATATGACCAAATTCGTCAATCCATTGCCTATTCCCATAAAAATGTGAAGATTTGTGCATCTCATGCAGGTCTGACTTTGGGAGAAGACGGAGCGACACACCAAATATTGGAGGATATTGGCATGATGAAGATGCTTCCCGGAATGACGGTTATCAATCCCTGTGATTATAATCAGACCAAGGCTGCTACTTTAGCCATTGCGGATTTCTATGGTCCGGTTTATTTGAGGTTTGGCAGACCTGTTATTCCTGTCTTTACTCCGGAAAACCAAATTTTTGAAATAGGAAAAGCATGGAAAATAAAGGAAGGTAAAGATGTCACTATATTTGCGACCGGTCACTTGGTTTGGCAAGCATTAATAGCTGAGGAAGTCCTGGCAGCCCAGGGAATAGATGCGGAGATTATCAATATCCATACGATCAAACCCCTTGATGAAGAGGCCGTCCTGGCATCTATCCGCAAAACAGGCTGTGTAGTTACAGCCGAAGAACACAATAGAATTGGTGGTCTGGGTGATAGTATAGCGCAGGTAATTGTTGGTAATCAATTAGTTCCACAGGAATATATAGCTGTCAATGATAGCTTTGGAGAAAGTGGTAAAGCTGAGGATTTAATGAAAAAATATGGACTGGATGCCATGACTATTGTAGAAAAGGCAAAAAAAGTCCTACAAAGAAAGCACTATGAATAA
- a CDS encoding transketolase, with translation MKLEELEDLATQVRRDVLRMVHHCQSGHPGASLGCADFFVALFFSKLKHNPKFSMEGKGEDLFFLSNGHISPVWYSVLARAGYFDLGELSTFRRLNSRLQGHPSTHEGLPGVRVASGSLGQGISVGIGAALGKRLDQDPQRVIVLTGDGELQEGQNWEAAMFAAHHKVDNLLVFVDYNGQQIDGPTKEVMDNGDLSAKFKAFGWEVLEAEGNDMEKVCEGIESAFAALGNGKPVLVLLHTEMGFGVDFMVGTHKWHGIAPNDEQLEKALAQLNSTLQDY, from the coding sequence ATGAAACTAGAAGAACTAGAGGACTTAGCAACTCAAGTAAGACGGGATGTACTCAGGATGGTGCACCATTGCCAGTCGGGTCATCCTGGTGCTTCCTTAGGATGTGCGGATTTTTTTGTAGCGCTATTTTTTAGCAAGCTCAAACATAATCCCAAATTTTCTATGGAAGGAAAAGGTGAAGATTTGTTTTTTCTTTCGAATGGCCACATTTCCCCAGTTTGGTACAGCGTTTTGGCCCGTGCTGGATATTTTGACCTTGGGGAACTATCTACATTTAGAAGATTAAATTCTAGGTTGCAGGGGCATCCGAGCACCCATGAAGGACTTCCAGGGGTGAGAGTTGCCTCAGGTTCATTGGGGCAAGGCATTTCGGTGGGTATAGGTGCAGCTTTGGGCAAGCGCTTGGACCAAGACCCGCAACGCGTTATTGTCCTCACTGGTGATGGTGAATTGCAGGAGGGCCAGAATTGGGAGGCTGCCATGTTTGCAGCCCACCATAAGGTAGATAATTTGCTTGTATTTGTGGATTACAATGGTCAGCAAATAGATGGTCCCACCAAGGAAGTAATGGATAATGGAGATCTCTCTGCAAAATTTAAGGCATTTGGATGGGAGGTTTTAGAAGCAGAGGGGAATGATATGGAGAAGGTCTGTGAAGGAATTGAAAGCGCTTTTGCAGCATTAGGAAATGGTAAGCCTGTTTTGGTTTTATTACACACAGAAATGGGGTTTGGTGTGGATTTCATGGTTGGGACGCACAAGTGGCATGGTATAGCTCCAAATGATGAACAATTGGAAAAAGCATTGGCCCAGTTAAATTCAACCCTTCAAGATTATTAA